A genomic region of Colletotrichum destructivum chromosome 1, complete sequence contains the following coding sequences:
- a CDS encoding Putative major facilitator superfamily, MFS transporter superfamily has translation MPPFTPDDRVKTPLEGVSATDFDVQRSLAVVAEAGSECRNVKEKTPLPPTPNEATAPVSPVFIEIPLDIDALERSFRLTECLRSNGIRGFSEETYPAAIDAQHQSPFSWSLGKKTTVLFGTFFAATLAAYSAGAYAMAAAPLTEKWGLSSTEFNLGITLFVLGFGFAPMVLALVSETHGRYWVFVGSGAVFFLGTLGCAVTQSFAGMLVSRLVTGNGAAVFATLTGGVVGDVFRKEQRNTPMALYSLTIMVGTGLGPMVSGIVVDYLHWRWIFYLQMITVGSTTLAIFFCFDETRSNVVLRKKCAALNNHLESLHLLRVAPRLGAEGSALLEQDAPLSFANHPQQQQTVRVTFTARSDGPALDMSIIWRSFSFPLRLLFTESVVFWFSAWVSFAWAILYMQFNSVGLAFRSVYGFSSAQVGGVYAAVIVGSVIGAVVTIFQDPVFRRLMPRRMATPEGRLYSACVESLFLPIGLFWFGWSSSPDVPWVVPALAIVSVTVGIFTVYLAVFNYLADTYHRYASSALAAQSMCRNLLAGVFPLFTNVMFQRLGYGVAGSLLGGVGLLLSLVPWLLCIYGEKIRGRSPFAGQLKAG, from the coding sequence ATGCCACCCTTCACACCCGATGACCGGGTCAAGACGCCGCTGGAAGGCGTCTCTGCCACCGACTTCGACGTCCAACGGTCGCTGGCGGTTGTAGCCGAGGCTGGCAGCGAATGCCGCAATGTCAAGGAGAAGACACCACTGCCCCCAACCCCCAACGAGGCCACCGCCCCGGTCTCGCCGGTCTTTATCGAGATACCCCTAGACATCGACGCCCTGGAGCGGTCCTTTCGACTGACGGAGTGTCTCCGGTCCAACGGCATCCGAGGCTTCTCGGAAGAGACCTACCCGGCCGCCATCGATGCACAGCACCAGTCGCCCTTCTCCTGGTCCCTCggcaagaagacgacggtcCTCTTCGGcaccttcttcgccgccaccctcgccgcctactccgccggcgcctacgccatggccgcggcgcccCTGACGGAGAAATGGGGCCTCTCGAGCACCGAGTTCAACCTCGGCATcaccctcttcgtcctcggcttcggcttcgcgCCCAtggtcctcgccctcgtcagcGAGACCCACGGCCGCTACTGGGTCTTTgtcggctccggcgccgtcttTTTCCTCGGCACCCTCGGCTGCGCCGTCACGCAGTCCTTCGCCGGCATGCTGGTCTCGCGCCTCGTCACGGGCaatggcgccgccgtcttcgccacCCTgaccggcggcgtcgtcggcgacgtcttcCGCAAGGAGCAGCGCAACACGCCCATGGCCCTGTACTCGCTGACCATCATGGTCGGCACCGGCCTGGGGCCCATGGTCAGCGGCATCGTGGTCGACTACCTGCACTGGAGATGGATCTTCTACCTGCAGATGATCACCGTCGGCTCGACCACgctggccatcttcttctgtTTCGACGAGACGCGGAGCAACGTCGTCCTGAGGAAGAAGTGCGCGGCGCTGAACAATCACCTCGAGAGCCTCCACCTGCTTCGCGTTGCTCCTCGACTTGGCGCCGAAGGGTCGGCTCTTCTCGAACAAGATGCTCCCCTTTCATTCGCAAACCAtccacaacaacaacaaactGTCAGAGTCACGTTCACTGCACGCTCTGATGGCCCGGCCCTCGACATGAGCATCATATGGCGAAGCTTCTCCTTCCCGCTGAGGCTGCTCTTCACCGAGTCCGTCGTCTTTTGGTTCTCGGCCTGGGTCTCCTTCGCGTGGGCGATCCTCTACATGCAGTTCAACAGCGTCGGCTTGGCCTTCCGCTCCGTCTACGGCTTCAGCAGCGCCCAGGTCGGCGGGGTCTACgcggccgtcatcgtcgggtCCGTCATCGGggccgtcgtcaccatctTCCAAGATCCTGTCTTCAGGAGGCTGATGCCCCGCCGCATGGCCACCCCCGAAGGCCGCCTCTACTCGGCCTGCGTCGAGTCGCTGTTCCTCCCCATCGGCCTGTTCTGGTTCGGCTGGAGCTCGTCGCCCGACGTCCCGTGGGTCGTGCCAGCCCTCGCCATCGTTTCCGTGACGGTGGGCATCTTCACCGTCTacctcgccgtcttcaactACCTCGCCGACACCTATCACCGCTacgcctcgtcggcgctcgCGGCGCAGTCCATGTGTCGGAACCTGCTGGCAGGCGTCTTCCCCCTATTCACAAACGTCATGTTTCAGCGACTGGGGTATGGCGTCGCGGGGAGTCTTCTCGGTGGGGTTGGCTTGCTTCTCTCGCTCGTGCCGTGGCTGCTGTGTATCTATGGCGAGAAGATCCGAGGCCGTAGTCCTTTTGCAGGGCAGCTGAAAGCAGGCTAA
- a CDS encoding Putative EthD domain-containing protein produces MLLSAPFVLAAMALTTSFVSGTSTGQTQLVTYLKKGANLTRAEFWDYWQTQHAPKVAPLAVHLGITRYQQVCYSLRDDVQDQANWKQIQVSGQVLPTLSAFGAGMVATFRGTQIEVADDNEYVWTGDRATRQLYMDLFATYL; encoded by the exons ATGCTTCTATCGGCTCCCTTCGTCCTTGCGGCAATGGCCTTGACCACCAGTTTCGTCTCGGGCACCAGTACGGGACAGACCCAGCTGGTCACCTACCTCAAAAAGGGCGCGAACCTGACCCGGGCCGAGTTCTGGGACTACTGGCAGACCCAGCACGCACCCAAAGTGGCTCCTCTCGCTGTACATCTCGGTATAACCCGTTACCAGCAGGTCTGTTACTCGTTGCGAGATGACGTCCAGGACCAAGCTAACTGGAAGCAGATCCAAGTCAGCGGCCAAGTGCTCCCAACACTG TCTGCGTTCGGCGCAGGGATGGTTGCGACGTTCAGGGGAACCCAGATCGAAGTGGCCGACGACAATGAGTATGTGTGGACCGGCGACCGGGCGACTCGACAGTTGTACATGGATCTCTTCGCGACATACTTGTAA